The following coding sequences lie in one Aulosira sp. FACHB-615 genomic window:
- a CDS encoding DUF1257 domain-containing protein, with translation MSHFSKIAIKFKDQSCLVEALQRFGFYPQIHDQPVNLSGYRGDRREQTAHIVVPRNQISSLSNDLGFYWKGTEYECLISEYDQGAGLSKAGQGLGQNFLPKLQQEYINLYLPKIATQMGGEVVETKTHDSITTVRVVLPTQTIRR, from the coding sequence ATGTCACATTTCTCAAAAATCGCTATCAAGTTTAAAGACCAATCCTGTTTGGTCGAAGCATTACAGCGTTTTGGTTTCTACCCACAAATCCATGATCAGCCAGTGAATTTATCTGGCTATAGAGGTGACAGGAGAGAGCAAACAGCCCACATAGTCGTACCCCGAAACCAAATCAGCAGTCTCAGCAACGATTTAGGCTTTTACTGGAAAGGGACTGAATACGAATGTCTGATTAGCGAGTATGACCAAGGCGCAGGACTCTCCAAAGCAGGTCAAGGGTTAGGTCAAAATTTCTTACCCAAGCTCCAACAAGAATACATCAACCTGTACCTACCTAAGATTGCTACGCAAATGGGTGGTGAAGTGGTAGAAACGAAAACTCATGATTCTATCACTACTGTTCGCGTCGTTTTACCAACTCAA